Proteins from a single region of Salvelinus fontinalis isolate EN_2023a chromosome 15, ASM2944872v1, whole genome shotgun sequence:
- the LOC129811355 gene encoding grainyhead-like protein 3 homolog, with product MTKEIETLGLVLQNESFNYQCYSNLIMDSWAYTDSLLTYDQCKTPKEQKMVACSRGSSMYKPERTLSGSSPELVSLETPTNIINISASHPQEALDLNSKLSSLCPPSVPQNSSADTYDKQAINNMFDSLLSQKWPTETAFPEATTEQSLPYSDPFTKQPSPVYSDSYTNSPPERYRNDFQFVLGAPQATQHKSSQLPMVYLNKGQFYPISLQGVDSLSSNKVKTVVMAVFENDKNAEIQLRCWNHWHARQPTVKQRVIDIADYKEVFSGISHVEEVAFNALSFIWNPNEEAKVYIGINSLSTDFSSQKGVKGLPLNLQIDTYDFSTGTNRLIHRAAVQVKIFCDKGAERKMRDEDRKRSKRRGKTVIDSKTIKSVVSSSMGSDSTFFKTLEDHVTNPVLFIPEMHLSNMQRCGLAPPTTLEEVERTSLKRLYPDRVDQSSGSPPPSKQARLEEQQKVLLYVRTESEEVFDALMLNTPTLKGLRQAISEKYGMQEDSIGKIYKKCKRGIFVNMDDNIIEHYSNHSAFLIEISEVMSSQFQVTLMEL from the exons ATGACCAAAGAGATTGA GACTCTGGGATTGGTCCTTCAGAACGAGAGTTTCAACTACCAGTGTTACAGTAACCTCATCATGGACTCCTGGGCCTACACAGACAGCCTGCTCACCTACGACCAGTGCAAG ACACCAAAAGAACAGAAAATGGTTGCATGCAGCCGAGGCAGCAGTATGTACAAGCCAGAGAG GACACTGAGTGGCTCCTCCCCCGAGCTGGTCTCCCTGGAGACGCCTACCAACATCATCAACATTTCTGCCAGCCACCCCCAGGAGGCGCTGGACCTCAACAGCAAGCTGTCGTCCCTCTGCCCCCCCTCTGTCCCCCAAAACTCCAGTGCCGACACCTACGACAAGCAGGCCATCAACAACATGTTCGACTCCCTGCTCTCCCAGAAGTGGCCCACAGAGACAGCCTTCCCTGAGGCTACCACTGAG CAGTCTCTACCCTACAGTGATCCCTTTACCAAGCAGCCCAGTCCAGTGTACTCTGACTCCTACACCAACTCCCCTCCAGAGAGATACAG GAATGATTTCCAGTTCGTTCTGGGAGCCCCTCAAGCCACCCAGCACAAGTCGTCCCAGCTGCCCATGGTGTACCTCAACAAGGGCCAGTTCTACCCTATCTCCCTACAGGGGGTGGACAGCCTGTCCTCCAACAAAGTCAAG ACGGTGGTCATGGCGGTGTTTGAGAATGATAAGAATGCAGAGATCCAGCTGAGGTGCTGGAATCACTGGCACGCAAGGCAGCCGACTGTTAAGCAGAGGGTCATTGACATCG CTGACTACAAAGAGGTGTTCAGTGGCATCAGCCATGTGGAAGAGGTGGCCTTCAATGCTCTGTCTTTCATTTGGAACCCCAACGAGGAAGCGAAG gtgtaCATTGGCATTAACTCTCTGAGTACAGACTTCTCCTCTCAGAAGGGGGTGAAGGGGCTTCCTCTCAACCTCCAGATCGACACCTATGATTTCAGCACCGGCACCAACCGCCTCATCCACAGAGCTGCCGTCCAGGTCAAAATCTTCTGTGATAAG GGtgcagagaggaagatgagggatgaggacaggaagaggagcaAGAGGAGGGGCAAAACTGTCATCGACTCCAAAA ccATCAAGTCAGTAGTGTCCAGCTCCATGGGAAGTGACAGCACCTTCTTCAAAACCTTGGAGGACCACGTCACCAACCCCGTCCTCTTTATCCCAGAGATGCACCTCTCCAACATGCAGCGTTGCGGCCTG GCACCACCCACAACACTGGAAGAAGTTGAAAGGACCTCCCTGAAGAGACTTTACCCTGATAGAGTGGACCAGAGCAGTGGTAGcccaccaccaagcaagcaggcCAGATTGGAGGAGCAACAGAAAG TACTCTTGTACGTGAGAACAGAGTCCGAGGAGGTGTTCGATGCTCTCATGCTCAACACCCCAACTCTGAAAGGCCTGAGACAAGCA ATTTCTGAAAAGTATGGCATGCAAGAGGACTCCATTGGGAAAATATACAAGAAATGCAAAAGAGG GATTTTCGTCAATATGGATGACAACATCATTGAACACTACAGCAACCACTCAGCGTTCCTCATAGAGATCTCTGAAGTCATGAGCAGTCAGTTCCAGGTCACTCTCATGGAGTTATGA